A stretch of Mastacembelus armatus chromosome 1, fMasArm1.2, whole genome shotgun sequence DNA encodes these proteins:
- the LOC113128644 gene encoding uncharacterized protein LOC113128644 isoform X1 translates to MTRAALTKLFILVILAFIICLPEFFSLYKVLKVTFLCVPYRPCERGNQVTKGELGRTEDAEIKRRDMCDPYQAQEREQWELACTHDNRSYTTDPVSDSRRDGEENSWFICQTDTGVTKLHSNISSSDPNVHVEVTVELQLGNTETLNLTLYDHSKTTSLHFYPPEEEEEEELKKGQDEAFYCCLPILTESESDSQSRCLLRFANITVLTATVKEKLPWKQKHKDEWWCIFRVMWLALVCLVLLTIVTSVFGQIYRRKCSYKKPTVHPVGYIYTVDGEKNTGVTPKVLHTYGPRTWTGLSPIEERDIQEDIETLLHGNVDNCYNAIHPSSSSQRNKPGDRGCKDR, encoded by the exons ATGACAAGGGCAGCACTGACTAAACTTTTCATCCTCGTGATCCTCGCTTTTATCATCTGCCTCCCAGAATTCTTCTCACTATACAAAG tatTAAAAGTTACCTTCCTCTGTGTGCCCTATCGACCCTGTGAGCGAGGCAATCAGGTGACAAAGGGGGAGCTTGGGAGGACTGAGGATGCTGAAATTAAGAGAAGGGACATGTGTGACCCTTACCAGGCTCAAGAACGTGAACAGTGGGAGTTGGCCTGTACACACGATAATCGAAGCTACACAACAGATCCTGTGTCAGACTCCAGGAGAGACGGTGAAGAAAACAGCTGGTTCATATGTCAAACAGACACGGGAGTGACAAAATTACATAGCAACATCTCATCTTCAG ATCCAAATGTACATGTGGAAGTGACTGTGGAGCTTCAACTTGGCAATACAGAGACCCTGAATCTCACCTTGTATGACCACAGTAAGACCACCTCCTTACACTTTTACCctcctgaggaggaggaggaagaggagctgaagaagggACAGGATGAGgcattttactgctgtttgcCTATCCTGACAGAATCAGAGTCAGACAGTCAGAGCCGCTGTCTGCTTCGGTTTGCCAATATAACAGTTCTGACTGCAACAGTAAAAGAAAAGCTGCCatggaaacagaaacataaag ATGAGTGGTGGTGTATATTTAGGGTGATGTGGTTGGCTCTCGTCTGTTTAGTGCTCCTGACAATAGTTACATCTGTATTTGGACAAATCTACCGGAGGAAATGCTCATACA AAAAGCCCACGGTGCATCCTGTTGGTTACATCTATACTG TAGATGGAGAGAAGAACACTGGAGTAACGCCTAAAG TCCTTCACACATATGGGCCCCGGACCTGGACAG GACTATCCCCCATTGAAGAAAGAGATATCCAAg AGGACATAGAAACTCTGCTGCATGGAAATGTCGACAACTGCTATAATG
- the LOC113128644 gene encoding uncharacterized protein LOC113128644 isoform X2 — protein MTRAALTKLFILVILAFIICLPEFFSLYKVLKVTFLCVPYRPCERGNQVTKGELGRTEDAEIKRRDMCDPYQAQEREQWELACTHDNRSYTTDPVSDSRRDGEENSWFICQTDTGVTKLHSNISSSDPNVHVEVTVELQLGNTETLNLTLYDHSKTTSLHFYPPEEEEEEELKKGQDEAFYCCLPILTESESDSQSRCLLRFANITVLTATVKEKLPWKQKHKDEWWCIFRVMWLALVCLVLLTIVTSVFGQIYRRKCSYKKPTVHPVGYIYTDGEKNTGVTPKVLHTYGPRTWTGLSPIEERDIQEDIETLLHGNVDNCYNAIHPSSSSQRNKPGDRGCKDR, from the exons ATGACAAGGGCAGCACTGACTAAACTTTTCATCCTCGTGATCCTCGCTTTTATCATCTGCCTCCCAGAATTCTTCTCACTATACAAAG tatTAAAAGTTACCTTCCTCTGTGTGCCCTATCGACCCTGTGAGCGAGGCAATCAGGTGACAAAGGGGGAGCTTGGGAGGACTGAGGATGCTGAAATTAAGAGAAGGGACATGTGTGACCCTTACCAGGCTCAAGAACGTGAACAGTGGGAGTTGGCCTGTACACACGATAATCGAAGCTACACAACAGATCCTGTGTCAGACTCCAGGAGAGACGGTGAAGAAAACAGCTGGTTCATATGTCAAACAGACACGGGAGTGACAAAATTACATAGCAACATCTCATCTTCAG ATCCAAATGTACATGTGGAAGTGACTGTGGAGCTTCAACTTGGCAATACAGAGACCCTGAATCTCACCTTGTATGACCACAGTAAGACCACCTCCTTACACTTTTACCctcctgaggaggaggaggaagaggagctgaagaagggACAGGATGAGgcattttactgctgtttgcCTATCCTGACAGAATCAGAGTCAGACAGTCAGAGCCGCTGTCTGCTTCGGTTTGCCAATATAACAGTTCTGACTGCAACAGTAAAAGAAAAGCTGCCatggaaacagaaacataaag ATGAGTGGTGGTGTATATTTAGGGTGATGTGGTTGGCTCTCGTCTGTTTAGTGCTCCTGACAATAGTTACATCTGTATTTGGACAAATCTACCGGAGGAAATGCTCATACA AAAAGCCCACGGTGCATCCTGTTGGTTACATCTATACTG ATGGAGAGAAGAACACTGGAGTAACGCCTAAAG TCCTTCACACATATGGGCCCCGGACCTGGACAG GACTATCCCCCATTGAAGAAAGAGATATCCAAg AGGACATAGAAACTCTGCTGCATGGAAATGTCGACAACTGCTATAATG
- the LOC113128644 gene encoding uncharacterized protein LOC113128644 isoform X3 — MTRAALTKLFILVILAFIICLPEFFSLYKVLKVTFLCVPYRPCERGNQVTKGELGRTEDAEIKRRDMCDPYQAQEREQWELACTHDNRSYTTDPVSDSRRDGEENSWFICQTDTGVTKLHSNISSSDPNVHVEVTVELQLGNTETLNLTLYDHSKTTSLHFYPPEEEEEEELKKGQDEAFYCCLPILTESESDSQSRCLLRFANITVLTATVKEKLPWKQKHKDEWWCIFRVMWLALVCLVLLTIVTSVFGQIYRRKCSYKKPTVHPVGYIYTVDGEKNTGVTPKVLHTYGPRTWTGLSPIEERDIQEDIETLLHGNVDNCYNEEQAW; from the exons ATGACAAGGGCAGCACTGACTAAACTTTTCATCCTCGTGATCCTCGCTTTTATCATCTGCCTCCCAGAATTCTTCTCACTATACAAAG tatTAAAAGTTACCTTCCTCTGTGTGCCCTATCGACCCTGTGAGCGAGGCAATCAGGTGACAAAGGGGGAGCTTGGGAGGACTGAGGATGCTGAAATTAAGAGAAGGGACATGTGTGACCCTTACCAGGCTCAAGAACGTGAACAGTGGGAGTTGGCCTGTACACACGATAATCGAAGCTACACAACAGATCCTGTGTCAGACTCCAGGAGAGACGGTGAAGAAAACAGCTGGTTCATATGTCAAACAGACACGGGAGTGACAAAATTACATAGCAACATCTCATCTTCAG ATCCAAATGTACATGTGGAAGTGACTGTGGAGCTTCAACTTGGCAATACAGAGACCCTGAATCTCACCTTGTATGACCACAGTAAGACCACCTCCTTACACTTTTACCctcctgaggaggaggaggaagaggagctgaagaagggACAGGATGAGgcattttactgctgtttgcCTATCCTGACAGAATCAGAGTCAGACAGTCAGAGCCGCTGTCTGCTTCGGTTTGCCAATATAACAGTTCTGACTGCAACAGTAAAAGAAAAGCTGCCatggaaacagaaacataaag ATGAGTGGTGGTGTATATTTAGGGTGATGTGGTTGGCTCTCGTCTGTTTAGTGCTCCTGACAATAGTTACATCTGTATTTGGACAAATCTACCGGAGGAAATGCTCATACA AAAAGCCCACGGTGCATCCTGTTGGTTACATCTATACTG TAGATGGAGAGAAGAACACTGGAGTAACGCCTAAAG TCCTTCACACATATGGGCCCCGGACCTGGACAG GACTATCCCCCATTGAAGAAAGAGATATCCAAg AGGACATAGAAACTCTGCTGCATGGAAATGTCGACAACTGCTATAATG